From the Balneolales bacterium ANBcel1 genome, the window TCTCCTGGGCCCGGCTGTAATGCTCGATAGGCACATCGTAGCGAATCGTGAGCACGGACGGGCTTAACCTGACCTGCTCCCCCTCCGGAATATTCCTGGCCTGGACATAGACCCTGACCTCCCCTTCCGTGAATTCGGTCACATCAAACGACAACACCACACGGCTTGTATCCTTTGAGACGAGCGACCTGGACCCGGCAAGCCGTACCGGCTGTTCAACCCTGTCCTTGACGTTTCTGAGCCGCAGAATTTCGGTCGGCCAGCTGCTGATTGTATCCACAACCGATTCAGCCCCGGTAACGGTGACACTGTCGGGATCGGATCGGACATCGCCCATTATCTCAAACCGGCTCTCCAGCCGCACATCAATCCGGGGAGCGACCGGTACCCGCTTCTGCGTTTTCATCTCCATGGCTACGGTGAACTCCGAAGGCGCTACCTTGTTTACGACCAGGTCCGGGTAGCCTGCCAGATGCTCCTGGATTCTGTCCGCGACACTTACCGTGCCCCTTTCGTAGGGAATCACAATCTCCGGTGGATTTCTGTACAGAGAGAACAGATTCCAGCCTTCACCGCTGATACCAACCCTTGCTGAAGCCGGAGGCGGCTCCGAGAACGCCATCTCGTCGCTGTACTCGACCACCTGCAACGGCACTTCCAGCGTAATGCTGTATTCCCGGCCAAGGTTTACCAGCAGCCACAGGGAAAGGGCAATCACATAGCCGATCAAAAAAACGATCAGGATTTCCCTCTTGTGCAGATAGGTGGTTTCCCTCTCGGTTGGTTTGAACAACCGCATCAGCCAGTTACCGTTCTTTCGATCTATATCCATTCTCTTAAAATGGGCGATGGGTTATCATTATCAGTCAAGGAGACACATCCACAATATGCAGGGAAACGCATGCCGCCCGGCCGAGCCGGCATGGAACCGGCAACTACGATTTAACCACAATATCGCGAATGATTTCCTCTTTTACAGCACGGTTAAGAGTTTTTGCGAGTTGGTGGCGCTGCATATGGATTTCATGCCGCCAGGACGGATCAGAAACATGGAGGACCAGCCGGCTGCCCTGAAATTTCATATCCCGAACCTGTTCGCGAATAGCGGCTCCAACCTTCTCCGGCCAGAGAGCGAGAATCATCCCCCGTTTAAGCGAGACCCGGTGCGGATAATTATCGATATAATCATCCAGAAGGTCTTTCAGGGCTTTGGGTTGTTTGCGTCTGTATGCCATTATCAGGCCTTTTCAGATATCAACGTTCCTTCGCTTACACGAAATTCCGATATACGGGCATCGCCGCGGGAGGAAAAACCCGAAATTTTATCGGGGTGTGCCGCCGTTACAAACGACTGCCCTTCATGCTGCAGCAACATTTCCATTACGATACCGGTTTTATGCGGATCCAGGTCACCAAACACATCATCCAGTAAAAAAACGGGAAGGTCGTCCAGCGCATCCCGGTAAAAGTAGAGCTGCGCCATTTTCAGAGCCAGGGCAAACATCCGGTGCTGGCCCTGCGATCCGAATTTACGCAGTTCCATGTCGTCAAGAAAAAAAATCAAATCATCGCGATGGGGCCCGTGCAGTGTCTGCTGGCGCTCCAGCTCCCGGCTGTGCGATTCTCTGATTTTTTCCCCGTAAGCCATTCTGATCTCCTCGTCGGAGAGTCCTGTGTCGCAGACCGAACGGTATGTCATGGCGGGTTTCAGTCCGGTACCAGTCAGCTGTTCATGCGCCTCTTCCAAAAAATGGTAAAACTGCTGCACAACACTGCTTCGCTTTGCAACTATCCGGGCACCGGTCTCCACAAGTTGCAGGTCCCAGGGTTCCAGCATCGCCTCCAGTAATCCGGGCGTGTGGTGATGATCGGAGAGCAGCCGGTTGCGCTGCCTTACAATCTTCCGGTACCGGATGAGGTCATCCAGATAGGCCAGCGAGGTTTGCGCGATCAGGGCGTCCAGAAACGAACGCCGTTCGGCCGGACCCTCGCCTGTCAGTTTTTTATCATCGGGCGATACCAGAACCACCGGCACCCTGCCGATAAGATCAGCGTGACGCTCCAGCGGACTGTCGTTCACCCGCAGGCTTTTGCCCTCTCCTTTTTCATAAGCGCAGCTGATTTCAAAGCGGTCCCGGATGGAACCCCGAAACTCCCCTTTCACCAGAAAACCGGTTGCTCCCTGTCTCACCACGTACTGATCCGAGCTGCTGGTAAAACTGCGCCCCATGCACAGATAGTGAACCGCATCGATCAGGTTGGTTTTTCCCGCGCCATTCGGACCGGTAATGATATTGATCCGTTCACCCCACTCTGCGTCGGTATGAAAATGATTTCTGAAATTGGTGAGGGAAAGCCGGGTATTGATCATATGGATTATGTCCGGTCGAATGACCTGGGCGCAAATTAGTTATGGGCGATACATACCCGGCCAGGTGTGTCCCGGATCGGGTCAGGTGCCCTTTTCCTGATTCTTGCCGCTGTCGTCATTGCTATCTTCGCCGCTCTCGTCACTATCGGATTCCACGGCAGAGGGCGTCTCCTCCGAAGCAACTGAAGGCTCATCATCACCGGAGTCCCGGTCAGCGCCGGGTGCCATCTCATCGCGGGATGCATCTTCACCATCCGCAGCCAGCTCCTCGCCGGAAGAAACGGTTTCTGTGGAAGCGGATTGCTCGTCATGGCCGGCATCACCACCGGCTTCCTCTTCACCAGTGGAGCTATCCGCGCTGGTATCGGCGGCCTCATCCACAGCGTTGCCCACATATTCGTCCTCGTTAACGTCAGTCGGACTCTCATTCGCGCCATCGTCGCCCTCCTCTTTGGGCAGCGCCTCATTCACAACAATGGTGCGCTCGAGAAAGACGGTATTGTTCAGTTTTTCAATGGCCTCCTGCGCCTCACCATCTTCCGCCATCTCCACAAAACCGAAACCTCTGGATCTTCTCGTTTTTTTATCACGAACGATGAAGGCGTTGGTGACCTCACCAAAATTTTCAAACAGTTCTTTCAATTCCTTTCGCCTGGTTTTCCAGGCCAGATTTCCAACGTAGATATTCATAACGAAAATATACTTAGATACGGGTGACCATGGTTCGCAATACAACCTGCCACAGCAGGTAATGCCGGATGCAATTTAAAAAAAAAGCAGACTGCGAAGAAACACAGTCTGCTTTTGAAATAACCGCGGCTGCGCGAACTAACCGGGCAGGTTCATGATCGCGCAACGGCATACACCGGACCTAGACATTGAACGCGTCACGGCCCAGAAACTCGGCGCTTTCGCCCAACTGCTCTTCAATGCGGATCAACTGATTGTACTTGGCGAGGCGATCGGTACGGCTCATGGAACCGGTTTTGATCTGACCCGCGTTGGTGGCAACAGCAAGATCGGCAATGGTGGTGTCTTCGGTTTCACCGGAACGGTGGGAAATCACGGCGGTATAGGCATTTTTGTGTGCCAGTTCGATGGTATCGAGGGTCTCGGTAAGCGTACCGATCTGGTTTACCTTGATAAGAATCGAGTTGGCTACACCCTGCTCAATGCCCTGCCCCAGACGTTCGGAGTTGGTAACAAACAGGTCATCGCCCACAAGCTGGACCTTGTCGCCGATAGCGTCGGTGAGCTTTTTCCAGGCATCCCAGTCATTTTCGTCCATGGCATCTTCAATGGAGATAATGGGGTACTTGTCTACCCAGCTGCTCCAGAACTCAACCATGTCATCGGCATTCTTCTTGCTGCCGTCACTCCATTTGAACTCATAGAGTCCACTTTCCGGATTGTAGAATTCGGCTGAAGCGGGATCCAGCGCAAGCAATACATCGTCGCCCGGCTTGTAACCGGCCTTTTCGATGGCCTTGAGGATCACTTCCACGGCTTCTTCGTTGCTCTTCAGGTTCGGGGCAAATCCGCCTTCGTCACCAACCGTTGTTGCATAACCCATGTCGGTGAGCACCTTCTTGAGGTTGTGGAAGATTTCACCGCCCATCCGGAGTGCGTGCGAGAAAGAGTCAGCGCCACTCGGCATGATCATGAACTCCTGCAGATCGACGTTGTTGTCGGCATGGGAACCACCGTTGATGATGTTCATCATCGGCAGCGGCAGCACCTTTGCGTTCACACCGCCCACATACCGCCAGAACGGAATATTCAGCGCGTTGGAAGCGGCATCGGCAACGGCGAGGGAGACACCCAGCATGGCATTGGCGCCCAGCTTGGATTTATTCTCGGTACCGTCAAGCTCCAGCAGGATGTTGTCGATATCCACCTGGTTGAATACGTTGTAGCCGATCAGTTCGTCATTGATCGTTTCGTTGACGTTGTCAACCGCTTTGAGTACGCCTTTGCCCATGTAGGCATCGCCGCCGTCGCGAAGCTCAACAGCTTCATGTTCGCCGGTGGATGCACCGGACGGCACGGCTGCGCGTCCCATGGTTCCATCCTCCAGAATCACGTCTACTTCCACTGTCGGGTTGCCCCGGGAGTCAAAAATTTGACGTGCAATAATGTCTTCAATAATTGCCATAATAACAGGATTTAAGTGATAATTTTCGGTGTCGATTACGGTTTAAAGGTACCCTTTTTTTTGCTAAGTTGAAAAGATTGGTCGCATATTAATGGAAGAATAACTCCGCAGCCGGCCGGCCCCGGTCTCGCCCGACAAGCAGGCATTTTTGAGCCTTCCTCTTTCACTCCAAATAACCTCAATGAACCTGGCATACCTTTTTGATATTGACGGCACGCTGCTGAAAGTTAAGAACCGGGTTAACCGGGTTGTAATTCAGGAGGTGCTGAACCGGCTCGGAGTTGACAGGGAGGATGTGCGCACAGTTGACTTTGCCGGGCGAACCGACCGGGCCATTTTCACTGATCTTCTCGATGGCTATGGTGACGGCCTGTTCGACCAGGTCAAACGTCATTATATCAGCGCGCTCGATGCCTCGCTTCGCCGGGAGGATGTGCATGTTCTCCACGGTGTGGAGAGCTCCCTCCGGTATCTTGCTGAAAAGAGCGCATGGACCGGACTACTGACGGGCAATTTTGCCCGGGCCGCTGAAATCAAGATCAGCCGCACGGGCCTGGACAACCATTTCGCATTCGGGGCTTTTGGAGATGATCATGCCGACCGAAACGATCTGCCCCCCAACGCCATGAAGGCGCTGGAATCCTTCTCCGGAAAGGCATTCCGGCCTGCCGACCTGGTCATCATTGGCGACACCCCCAGGGATATCCTGTGTGCCAGGTCACATGGTTCCCCCTGTGTTGCCGTTTCAACCGGTCACTACACAAGAGAACAGTTGCGTTCATACCGGCCGGATGCCCTCCTCAATTCACTGGAAGAGTTTCCAGACTGGGACCGGCAGTTCCGCAGATCCCGAATGAACTGATGCTCGTTTTCCCGGTTTTCCGGCGGGAATGCCATTGTGCGGAAATATGAATGGGTACCCGGGATAATTAATTGCACAGGAAGAACGCTGTCTCTTGCCGCCGGTCCGGGACGCAGGCATAAGCGACCTCTCGTGCAGGAAAGAAACTCCCCGGCAGCAAATGGCTGGGGGGGATACGAGCGCCTCTCAGGAGAAGTGCGCGGGAAACATCCGCCGCAATTACCACATGGAACCGAAGACGAAAGTAATGTGGGGCGTTCCAAAGAAAGATTGCTTGCCGGCGGCCGGCTGAAGCGCTCCGTCCGGCAGTTCGTCTACAGGCAGAAAATCAAAACCAGGGCCGGGCATCTTCGGCTCCATAACCTGGATTCCATTGGGGAAGTAGTGGAAAAAGTATCCAATGCGGATGGTCTGGATGTTTCCGAAATCGCCGCCAAGATTGGCACCGATAGAGAGATGTCCGGCCGCCCCGAGAATAAACTCTCCATCGCCCCACCCCTCAAGCGGATCATAATGGGGATCCACATTAACACCAACCATGCCCTGGGTAATGCGAAACCCGTAGCCGAAACGGTCGTGGTCGTAGTAAGGATAGACAAATGCAGGGGAAGGTCCGCCGGAAACCTGACCGAACAGGCGGAAGTTGTCTGACAACGTCCGGGCGAAAAAGCGCTGCTGGACACCAAGCATCAGCGGAAATGCCATTACCCGGTTGTATTTGTTCGGGATGGTGGACAGCCCCCAGTTGGATTGAAACGTCTGCTCGTTCTCATCCTTGACATTGCCAATCTGAAACTCCAAAATCATTTTTCTGTTACGCGACAACACCCGGCGGTATTCCGCTCCGGCTCCGAACCCGAAATTGTTTACCTGCAGCCGGAAGCCGGCTCCATTTCGGATATCGAAATCAATCGGGCTCAACGGCTCGGTAATCTCAAGCAGGTCCGGTTCTACCCGCTCCTGCGCATGGGACACTCCGGTAACGGCAAGTACCGTACCGGCAAAGAAAAACAGAGCAACAGCGATAATGGAGTGCCTCATGGCATTACTCATGGTTGAATTTCGGTTGCAGCGGAGTTCAGCATTATGACTGACCGCTTGCGAATGACAAAAACTGTCGTATTTTCAGACATCCAAAAACGGATACTTCAGCGAGGATAACGCTTATTCCGCTTATATGGTATCCCGATCCGAAACCTGACAAAACAATGGCAACAGTTTCTCAATTCCAAATCTACGGACCCGGCAAAACCCTGAAAAGTATGGGTGCGGCCATGCAAAAAGAGACGCCTCACGTACATTATTTTACAAGAAGTATCGATGAACAGCAAAGCATCTGGGTTTTTTTGTACGAAGACCAGAATACTGCGGTTCAGAGCTCCCGTTGTGTGACATGCATTCTTTCTGAGTATCCTGACTCCTTGAGTTTGGAAATTGCCGATATCGGCAGACAAAGCGGGTTTCGCGGATCGCAGGGCCTTAACGAGGAGCCGGTCTACGACCAGTTGATTGATTTCATTCTCGATTACAGCAAGCAGTTCGGCCTGACTGTTCAGAACAAAGAGAGCGAGTGAGCAGCAGCGATAACAACAACGAGTGGGATGTGGTCCGCATGCTGGAATGGGGCACGGATTACTTCCGGGAAAAGGGGGTGCCTTCTCCCCGGTTGAGCATGGAGTGGATCCTCTCGGATGTGTTGAAGATCAGGCGGCTCGATCTGTATCTGGCATTTGACCGGCCTCTGACCTGTCGGGAGTTGGATGCCGTCAGACCGATGGTTAAACGCAGGGCCGAACATGAACCGCTGCAGTACATCACCGGCACCGCCGACTTCCATCAGCTCACTCTGCGGGTTACACCGGACGTGCTGATCCCCAGACCGGAAACCGAAGAGCTGGTGGAACGAATCCTGGAAGACCATCCGCCCGACACCGCACGCACCTTTCTGGACATCGGCACCGGATCCGGATGCATTGCCCTGGCCGTGAAGAAGGCCCGCCCGCAGTGGGAAGTCACGGCAATCGACCTCTCCGAAAAGGCGCTGGAGATCGCCCGGCAGAATGCCCGGGAAAACCGGCTTGATGTTGCGTTTGTCCATACTCCATTCGAGCCCTGGAAGCCCGGCCGCAACTGGGACATTATCGCCTCCAATCCGCCCTACATCCACGAAAACGAAATCCCGGATTTGGCCGAACAGGTGATCAAATATGAACCGCGTAACGCCCTGATTACCGAAGACATAGTGGACATATACCGCCGCCTGGCCGATTTTTGTGAAACCTTTCTCACTCCGGGAGGATCCTTCTATTTTGAGATAAATGAAGCACACGGAGAAGCCCTGCTCAAGACATGCGGCGAAAAAGCTCTAAAGTGCCGTCTTGCAAAAGACTATTCAAACAAAGACCGCTTTATTACAGGAGTTCGAAGCTGATTTGTGCTATTTCATTGTTTTTCAACGCATTACCTCATCCAACCAAGCAGGGGCCAATTTATTTACCTCGGGTGTTGAAAACTTGTTGAAAACTTTTGGCGCGGAACCGCCGCCTTTCTGAAACCTTATCGTTTGAATCCCAATATACGAATTTGCCTAATTTTGCCCAGCATACATTTTGAACATACCTCTCCGTATTTTACTAAATATCATTAATTTACCAGCTTATAATCAATGTGGATAAATAGGCCTTGCCGGATATACACAGAATTGACAAGTGTGCTAAATATTGCCATCTTCATTTCAGCCCGTCGTCAAAGCGCGACAGTAATTGTGGATAACCAGTACAGCCACACCTAAAAGTCAAGCGTTTTTTTTTAAATTTTTTAATGGCATTAGCAAAAAAATATCATACAGAGGAAAAAGGGAAAGAGGTATCGGCGGCCGGTGTATGGGCGGAGTGTCTTGAAATTATCCGGGATAACATTAATTACCAGAAGTATACATCCTGGTTCCAGCCGATCAAGCCGGTCGCATTAAACGACAAAACCCTGACCATTCAGGTACCTTCCCAGTTCTGGTACGAATGGCTGGAAGAACACTACTACAATATTATGCGATCCACGATATCAAAAGTACTCGGTGAGGGGGCCAGGTTTGAATATTCGATCGTGTTGGAAAAAGCGGAGCAGGAGAGTCAGGATTTATCGGTGAGAATGCCTCAGCGGTCGAACCCTCCCGTACAGGACAGCCGCAACCAGGACAGTCGGGGGGGAAATGGATTCAACAACGCCTATTCTGCGGATTCCATCCAGAACCCGTTTGTTATTCCAGGTATTCAGAAAGAGAAAATCCACTCCAACCTCAATGAGAGTTACGTTTTCAGCCATTTTATTGAGGGGGACTGCAACCGTCTGGCGCGGTCTGCTGCCATAGCCATCGCGGAAAATCCCGGAAAGAACTCCTTCAACCCGTTTTTTGTCTATGGCGGCGTGGGACTGGGAAAAACGCATCTGGTTCAGAGCATCGGAAACAAAATTCGCCAGGATTTCGGCGACAGGTACTCCACCCTGTACATCTCATCTGATCAGTTCACCAACGAATTCGTCCATGCCATCCGGAACAACCGGGCCCGGGAATTTTCCATGTTCTACCGGAGTATTGACGTACTGATTGTCGATGACATCCAGTTCTTCAGCGGCAAGGAAAAAACCCAGGAAGAGTTTTTCCACATTTTCAACGCCCTGCATCAGGAAGGCAAGCAGATTATCCTCACCAGCGACCGTGCGCCCAAAGACGTGCCCGATATCGAGGAGCGTCTGATATCCCGTTTCAATTGGGGTTTGAGCGCTGATCTTCAGATGCCTGATTACGAAACCCGCTACGCCATCCTCGAAAAGAAGTCCATTGACAACGGCATTGAATTTGACGGCGAAATATTCGAGTTCATCGCCCACAACTTCAAATCGAGCATACGCGATCTGCAGGGAGCGATCATCAAGCTTCTGGCCACCGCGTCGCTGCAGCGAATCGACAACATCGACCTGCCGATGGCCAAGCGCATCCTCAAGGATCTTATTAAAGAGACCAAGAAGCATATTTCGATCGAGAGTATCCAGCGCCTGGTCTGCGACTATTTCGGCATCGACCCGAACAAGGTCAGGGAAAAAACCCGCAAGCAGGAGATTGTCGAAGCCCGGCAAATCGCCATGTACCTCTCCAAGACCATGACCAAGTCGAGCCTGAAAACGATCGGGCTGCATTTTGGCGGGCGTGACCACTCCACGGTGATCCATGCCATCGGCTCTGTGGAAGACCGGCTCGAAACCAGTCCCAAATTCCAGCAAATCATCAAGGACATCCAGCAGCGTGTCGAGTTGGCCAGCATGTAACGGATCGGGTATGGACTGCATCACCATCAAAAACATGACCTTCCGGGGTCTGCACGGACATTTTCCGGAGGAGCGCCGGGACGGTAATGATTTTGAAGTGGATGTGACGATTTGGGTTCCGCTGCAATCCGCATCCCGTGATGACGAACTGGGACAAACGATCGATTACAGCCATGCAGCCGGACTGGTACGGGAGGTGATGGAGGGCCCGTCGGTCAGGCTCATAGAAACGCTGCTCTACCGGATCGGGGAGCAGCTGGCG encodes:
- a CDS encoding CdaR family protein, which gives rise to MDIDRKNGNWLMRLFKPTERETTYLHKREILIVFLIGYVIALSLWLLVNLGREYSITLEVPLQVVEYSDEMAFSEPPPASARVGISGEGWNLFSLYRNPPEIVIPYERGTVSVADRIQEHLAGYPDLVVNKVAPSEFTVAMEMKTQKRVPVAPRIDVRLESRFEIMGDVRSDPDSVTVTGAESVVDTISSWPTEILRLRNVKDRVEQPVRLAGSRSLVSKDTSRVVLSFDVTEFTEGEVRVYVQARNIPEGEQVRLSPSVLTIRYDVPIEHYSRAQEMVPYEAYVDYFDVIEDTTGFLVPEVRPTTEALNLRLRSFQPRRVSYFRVIGE
- a CDS encoding DUF721 domain-containing protein, producing the protein MAYRRKQPKALKDLLDDYIDNYPHRVSLKRGMILALWPEKVGAAIREQVRDMKFQGSRLVLHVSDPSWRHEIHMQRHQLAKTLNRAVKEEIIRDIVVKS
- a CDS encoding DNA replication/repair protein RecF — its product is MINTRLSLTNFRNHFHTDAEWGERINIITGPNGAGKTNLIDAVHYLCMGRSFTSSSDQYVVRQGATGFLVKGEFRGSIRDRFEISCAYEKGEGKSLRVNDSPLERHADLIGRVPVVLVSPDDKKLTGEGPAERRSFLDALIAQTSLAYLDDLIRYRKIVRQRNRLLSDHHHTPGLLEAMLEPWDLQLVETGARIVAKRSSVVQQFYHFLEEAHEQLTGTGLKPAMTYRSVCDTGLSDEEIRMAYGEKIRESHSRELERQQTLHGPHRDDLIFFLDDMELRKFGSQGQHRMFALALKMAQLYFYRDALDDLPVFLLDDVFGDLDPHKTGIVMEMLLQHEGQSFVTAAHPDKISGFSSRGDARISEFRVSEGTLISEKA
- the eno gene encoding phosphopyruvate hydratase, with the translated sequence MAIIEDIIARQIFDSRGNPTVEVDVILEDGTMGRAAVPSGASTGEHEAVELRDGGDAYMGKGVLKAVDNVNETINDELIGYNVFNQVDIDNILLELDGTENKSKLGANAMLGVSLAVADAASNALNIPFWRYVGGVNAKVLPLPMMNIINGGSHADNNVDLQEFMIMPSGADSFSHALRMGGEIFHNLKKVLTDMGYATTVGDEGGFAPNLKSNEEAVEVILKAIEKAGYKPGDDVLLALDPASAEFYNPESGLYEFKWSDGSKKNADDMVEFWSSWVDKYPIISIEDAMDENDWDAWKKLTDAIGDKVQLVGDDLFVTNSERLGQGIEQGVANSILIKVNQIGTLTETLDTIELAHKNAYTAVISHRSGETEDTTIADLAVATNAGQIKTGSMSRTDRLAKYNQLIRIEEQLGESAEFLGRDAFNV
- a CDS encoding HAD family hydrolase, whose product is MNLAYLFDIDGTLLKVKNRVNRVVIQEVLNRLGVDREDVRTVDFAGRTDRAIFTDLLDGYGDGLFDQVKRHYISALDASLRREDVHVLHGVESSLRYLAEKSAWTGLLTGNFARAAEIKISRTGLDNHFAFGAFGDDHADRNDLPPNAMKALESFSGKAFRPADLVIIGDTPRDILCARSHGSPCVAVSTGHYTREQLRSYRPDALLNSLEEFPDWDRQFRRSRMN
- the prmC gene encoding peptide chain release factor N(5)-glutamine methyltransferase, with amino-acid sequence MSSSDNNNEWDVVRMLEWGTDYFREKGVPSPRLSMEWILSDVLKIRRLDLYLAFDRPLTCRELDAVRPMVKRRAEHEPLQYITGTADFHQLTLRVTPDVLIPRPETEELVERILEDHPPDTARTFLDIGTGSGCIALAVKKARPQWEVTAIDLSEKALEIARQNARENRLDVAFVHTPFEPWKPGRNWDIIASNPPYIHENEIPDLAEQVIKYEPRNALITEDIVDIYRRLADFCETFLTPGGSFYFEINEAHGEALLKTCGEKALKCRLAKDYSNKDRFITGVRS
- the dnaA gene encoding chromosomal replication initiator protein DnaA; the protein is MALAKKYHTEEKGKEVSAAGVWAECLEIIRDNINYQKYTSWFQPIKPVALNDKTLTIQVPSQFWYEWLEEHYYNIMRSTISKVLGEGARFEYSIVLEKAEQESQDLSVRMPQRSNPPVQDSRNQDSRGGNGFNNAYSADSIQNPFVIPGIQKEKIHSNLNESYVFSHFIEGDCNRLARSAAIAIAENPGKNSFNPFFVYGGVGLGKTHLVQSIGNKIRQDFGDRYSTLYISSDQFTNEFVHAIRNNRAREFSMFYRSIDVLIVDDIQFFSGKEKTQEEFFHIFNALHQEGKQIILTSDRAPKDVPDIEERLISRFNWGLSADLQMPDYETRYAILEKKSIDNGIEFDGEIFEFIAHNFKSSIRDLQGAIIKLLATASLQRIDNIDLPMAKRILKDLIKETKKHISIESIQRLVCDYFGIDPNKVREKTRKQEIVEARQIAMYLSKTMTKSSLKTIGLHFGGRDHSTVIHAIGSVEDRLETSPKFQQIIKDIQQRVELASM
- the folB gene encoding dihydroneopterin aldolase; protein product: MDCITIKNMTFRGLHGHFPEERRDGNDFEVDVTIWVPLQSASRDDELGQTIDYSHAAGLVREVMEGPSVRLIETLLYRIGEQLATTFPEAHEIEVAIRKLHPPMNPSCEYTEVRSRWPRQ